From the Myxococcales bacterium genome, one window contains:
- a CDS encoding M36 family metallopeptidase: MVALLMVACSTSGDPPAVDATVAASAPSVATPTAPLAQAALARNLVAQSLDDDGRPRFLRATRRWIARPGARPEIAARGFVDELAPIWGPRPPADLAVDAVHALRGGATIVALRQEVDGVPVWHGRISVLLAADGALEAIGGTRVPRGAGARAGFVLDARAATTIAVADRFPADAELGPSQALRALVPDGGRLVATWVVEAYGAPAGSTDARLWRVFVDAATGAVARREDLTVDAAFTYRVFADADAAGQPFDGPQQSFVPHPTGQPDGSQPAFVAPNLVSMEGFNSNPAGAVDPWLAATATTTTGNNVDAYADLNPPDGFGGADLRGTTTGVRTFDRTYDTAQAPTASTDQSRAAATHLFYVNNWLHDWWYDSGFDEAAGNAQVDNFGRGGVGGDAINAEAQDNSGTNNANMSTPSDGMSPRMQMYSWSGVSTHTLTVTPGDLAMANATAAFGPQVFDLTATVVVASDAAGEACGAITGANGHIVLVRRGTCSYALKAGNVQGAGGVGMIVVNNVDGTANMGGTGAMLPPALMISPADGAALEALIAAGTTSAHMVRGAVGPMRDGDLDTAVVAHEWGHYLHHRLAPCGASQCAAMSEGWGDFVGMMTVMRLTDDPHGTYAMGVYTGAASGDAYFGIRRAPYSTDFTRNGFTFRHIAQGEALPTTFPIAFGGNNQEVHNAGEVWTAMMWQAYVGLIDKDGAAIARREMTDYVVASLQLTPSDATFTEARDALLAAVQAIDPTDTMTVAQAFALRGAGTCAVSPARTSTSFVGVVEDFTVSGKLGVGPVTVTDGGVSCDSDGILDAGETGALAVTIINGGVAPLTGTVVTVSTTTPGVTIVNPSRVAAPVAGLASSIESFTIRMDPTVTAATPIAIAVQLENPAACTAIATAAVTVRANYDVLTNASATDDVEADQTVWTQTGTTGVWSRELLGTSNGWHGLDTASPTDGQLVSPPLAVGTAPLTLTFSHRFDFEWSGGTYWDGGVIELSTDGGGAWADVTTFGASPGYTGMLTDTSGNSLALRQAYGRRNAAYPARDTVSLDFGTQFANQTIQLRFRIGTDAAAGGEGWELDDLAFIGLTTTPFPVLAAEGPTCQAAPTVSAGLDRTVFAGSAVALAGTASDPNGDPLTLAWTQTGGPAVTLAGATTLTPSFTAPMTPTALTFQLAAADPFASATASVNVTVVDAPPIDAGVPIDAAIDAAVPIDAGPADPDAGQADPDAGQATGDAAAAPDAASTDGSADGGCCSTGSTGAPGSAVLAITALGLVLRRRRRGPARPA, translated from the coding sequence GTGGTCGCGCTCCTCATGGTCGCGTGCTCGACGAGCGGCGACCCGCCCGCGGTCGACGCGACGGTCGCCGCGTCGGCGCCGTCCGTGGCGACGCCGACCGCGCCCCTGGCGCAGGCCGCGCTCGCGCGCAACCTCGTCGCGCAGTCGCTCGACGACGACGGCCGGCCGCGGTTCCTGCGCGCGACCCGGCGCTGGATCGCTCGCCCGGGCGCCAGGCCCGAGATCGCGGCCCGCGGGTTCGTCGACGAGCTCGCCCCGATCTGGGGCCCGCGCCCGCCGGCCGATCTCGCCGTCGACGCGGTCCACGCGCTCCGCGGCGGCGCGACGATCGTGGCGCTGCGCCAGGAGGTCGACGGCGTCCCGGTCTGGCACGGTCGGATCAGCGTGCTGCTCGCCGCCGACGGCGCGCTCGAGGCCATCGGCGGCACCCGGGTGCCGCGCGGCGCCGGCGCGCGCGCCGGCTTCGTCCTCGACGCCCGCGCGGCCACGACCATCGCGGTCGCCGATCGCTTCCCGGCCGACGCCGAGCTCGGCCCGTCGCAGGCGCTGCGCGCGCTCGTCCCCGACGGCGGGCGCCTGGTCGCGACCTGGGTCGTCGAGGCCTACGGCGCGCCCGCCGGCAGCACGGACGCCCGGCTGTGGCGGGTGTTCGTCGACGCGGCCACCGGCGCGGTCGCGCGCCGCGAGGACCTCACCGTCGACGCCGCGTTCACCTACCGGGTGTTCGCCGACGCCGACGCCGCCGGCCAGCCGTTCGACGGCCCCCAGCAGAGCTTCGTGCCGCACCCGACCGGCCAGCCCGACGGCAGCCAGCCCGCGTTCGTCGCGCCCAACCTCGTCTCGATGGAGGGCTTCAACAGCAACCCGGCCGGCGCGGTCGACCCGTGGCTGGCCGCCACCGCGACCACCACCACCGGCAACAACGTCGACGCGTACGCCGATCTCAACCCGCCCGACGGCTTCGGCGGCGCCGACCTCCGGGGCACGACCACGGGCGTGCGCACGTTCGACCGCACCTACGACACCGCCCAGGCGCCGACGGCGTCGACCGACCAGAGCCGCGCCGCCGCGACCCACCTCTTCTACGTGAACAACTGGCTCCACGACTGGTGGTACGACTCCGGCTTCGACGAGGCGGCCGGCAACGCCCAGGTCGACAACTTCGGCCGCGGCGGCGTCGGCGGCGATGCGATCAACGCCGAGGCCCAGGACAACAGCGGCACCAACAACGCCAACATGTCGACGCCGTCCGACGGGATGTCGCCGCGCATGCAGATGTACTCGTGGAGCGGCGTGTCGACGCACACGCTCACGGTGACCCCGGGCGACCTGGCGATGGCGAACGCGACCGCGGCGTTCGGGCCCCAGGTGTTCGACCTGACCGCCACGGTCGTCGTCGCCAGCGACGCGGCCGGGGAGGCCTGCGGCGCGATCACCGGCGCGAACGGCCACATCGTCCTGGTGCGGCGCGGCACCTGCAGCTACGCCCTGAAGGCTGGCAACGTCCAGGGCGCGGGCGGCGTCGGCATGATCGTCGTCAACAACGTCGATGGCACCGCCAACATGGGCGGCACCGGCGCGATGCTGCCGCCGGCGTTGATGATCAGCCCGGCCGACGGCGCCGCGCTCGAGGCGCTGATCGCCGCCGGCACGACCTCGGCCCACATGGTCCGCGGGGCGGTCGGCCCCATGCGCGACGGCGATCTCGACACCGCGGTGGTCGCGCACGAGTGGGGCCACTACCTCCACCACCGCCTGGCCCCGTGCGGCGCGAGCCAGTGCGCGGCGATGAGCGAGGGCTGGGGCGACTTCGTCGGGATGATGACGGTCATGCGGCTGACCGACGATCCGCACGGCACCTACGCGATGGGCGTCTACACCGGCGCCGCGTCTGGCGACGCGTACTTCGGGATCCGGCGCGCGCCCTACAGCACCGACTTCACCAGGAACGGCTTCACCTTCCGCCACATCGCGCAGGGCGAGGCGCTGCCGACGACGTTCCCGATCGCGTTCGGCGGCAACAACCAGGAGGTCCACAACGCCGGCGAGGTCTGGACCGCGATGATGTGGCAGGCGTACGTCGGGCTGATCGACAAGGACGGCGCGGCGATCGCGCGGCGCGAGATGACCGACTACGTCGTGGCCAGCCTCCAGCTCACGCCGAGCGACGCCACGTTCACCGAGGCCCGCGACGCGCTCCTGGCCGCGGTCCAGGCGATCGATCCCACCGACACGATGACCGTGGCCCAGGCGTTCGCGCTCCGGGGCGCCGGCACGTGCGCGGTGTCGCCGGCGCGGACCTCGACCAGCTTCGTCGGCGTGGTCGAGGACTTCACGGTCAGCGGCAAGCTCGGCGTCGGCCCGGTGACCGTGACCGACGGCGGCGTCAGCTGCGACAGCGACGGCATCCTCGACGCCGGCGAGACCGGCGCGCTGGCCGTGACGATCATCAACGGCGGCGTGGCCCCGCTGACGGGCACCGTGGTCACCGTCTCGACCACGACCCCCGGCGTGACCATCGTGAACCCGAGCCGCGTGGCCGCGCCGGTGGCCGGGCTGGCCAGCTCGATCGAGTCGTTCACGATCCGCATGGACCCGACCGTGACCGCAGCGACCCCGATCGCGATCGCCGTGCAGCTCGAGAACCCCGCGGCGTGCACCGCCATCGCCACCGCCGCGGTGACGGTGCGCGCCAACTACGACGTGCTGACCAACGCGTCGGCCACCGACGACGTCGAGGCCGACCAGACGGTGTGGACCCAGACCGGGACGACCGGCGTGTGGAGCCGCGAGCTCCTCGGCACCAGCAACGGCTGGCACGGCCTGGACACGGCCTCGCCCACCGACGGGCAGCTGGTGTCGCCGCCCCTGGCCGTGGGCACCGCCCCGCTGACCCTCACGTTCTCCCACCGCTTCGACTTCGAGTGGTCGGGCGGCACGTACTGGGACGGCGGCGTGATCGAGCTCTCGACCGACGGCGGCGGCGCCTGGGCCGACGTGACGACCTTCGGCGCCAGCCCCGGCTACACCGGTATGCTCACCGACACCAGCGGCAACTCGCTGGCGCTGCGCCAGGCGTACGGCCGCCGCAACGCCGCCTACCCCGCGCGCGACACCGTCAGCCTCGACTTCGGCACGCAGTTCGCCAACCAGACGATCCAGCTCCGGTTCCGCATCGGCACTGACGCGGCCGCGGGCGGCGAGGGCTGGGAGCTCGACGACCTGGCCTTCATCGGCCTCACGACGACGCCGTTCCCCGTGCTCGCCGCCGAGGGGCCGACCTGCCAGGCGGCGCCGACCGTCAGCGCCGGGCTCGATCGGACCGTCTTCGCCGGGAGCGCGGTCGCGCTGGCCGGCACCGCGTCGGATCCCAACGGCGATCCGCTCACGCTGGCGTGGACCCAGACCGGCGGGCCCGCCGTGACGCTCGCCGGCGCGACGACGCTCACGCCCAGCTTCACCGCGCCCATGACGCCGACCGCGCTGACCTTCCAGCTCGCCGCCGCCGATCCGTTCGCGTCCGCCACCGCGAGCGTGAACGTGACCGTCGTCGACGCGCCGCCCATCGACGCCGGCGTGCCCATCGACGCCGCCATCGACGCCGCCGTGCCGATCGACGCCGGCCCCGCGGACCCCGACGCCGGGCAGGCCGATCCCGACGCCGGGCAGGCGACCGGCGACGCCGCCGCCGCGCCCGACGCCGCGTCCACCGACGGCAGCGCCGACGGTGGCTGCTGCTCGACCGGCTCGACCGGCGCCCCCGGCTCCGCCGTCCTCGCGATCACCGCCCTCGGCCTCGTGCTGCGCCGCCGGCGTCGGGGACCCGCTCGGCCCGCCTGA
- a CDS encoding protein-L-isoaspartate(D-aspartate) O-methyltransferase: MVRRQLAPDITDERVLAAMAAVPRHAFVPAELVGYAYDDRPLPIGRAQTISQPFIVAAMTELAGIGPTSRVLEIGTGSGYQAAVLVALGAEVWSIEIDPVLAAHAATTLRGLGLGDDRLHLRVGDGWAGWPEAAPFTAILVTAAPPTVPPELVAQLARGGRMVIPVGAAALDQELRLVLRAQDDRIVERPVFAVRFVPMTGGDAAGG; encoded by the coding sequence ATGGTGCGGCGACAGCTGGCGCCGGACATCACGGATGAGCGCGTGCTCGCGGCCATGGCGGCCGTGCCGCGCCACGCGTTCGTCCCCGCGGAGCTGGTCGGGTACGCCTACGACGATCGACCGCTGCCGATCGGGCGCGCGCAGACGATCAGCCAGCCGTTCATCGTGGCGGCGATGACCGAGCTGGCGGGGATCGGGCCGACGTCACGCGTCCTCGAGATCGGCACCGGCTCGGGCTACCAGGCCGCGGTGCTGGTCGCGCTCGGCGCCGAGGTGTGGTCGATCGAGATCGATCCGGTGCTGGCGGCGCACGCGGCGACGACGCTGCGCGGGCTCGGCCTCGGCGACGATCGCCTGCACCTGCGGGTCGGCGACGGCTGGGCCGGCTGGCCCGAGGCCGCGCCGTTCACGGCGATCCTCGTCACCGCGGCGCCGCCGACGGTGCCGCCGGAGTTGGTCGCCCAGCTCGCGCGCGGCGGCCGCATGGTGATCCCGGTGGGCGCGGCCGCGCTCGATCAGGAGCTGCGGCTGGTGCTGCGCGCGCAGGACGATCGCATCGTCGAGCGGCCGGTGTTCGCGGTGCGGTTCGTGCCGATGACCGGCGGGGACGCGGCCGGCGGGTAG
- a CDS encoding DUF4215 domain-containing protein produces MASDEGVEFGGWNIDDFCVMAAGTGPLVPVCGNGTMEGAETCDDGNLVDGDGCAADCVLEPTVDDGDGGCCSTGADPRGALLLGLASAAILVRRRRRTA; encoded by the coding sequence ATGGCCAGCGACGAAGGCGTCGAGTTCGGCGGCTGGAACATCGACGACTTCTGCGTCATGGCCGCCGGCACCGGCCCGCTGGTGCCCGTGTGCGGCAACGGCACGATGGAGGGCGCCGAGACCTGCGACGACGGCAACCTCGTCGACGGCGACGGCTGCGCCGCCGACTGCGTGCTCGAGCCGACGGTCGACGACGGCGACGGCGGCTGCTGCTCGACCGGCGCCGATCCCCGGGGCGCGCTGCTGCTGGGCCTGGCCAGCGCCGCGATCCTGGTGCGGCGACGCCGCCGGACGGCGTAG
- a CDS encoding putative metal-binding motif-containing protein: MSLRACDHCDGLIPPARRRCPHCDRPSRARGAGRWLVRTACAGTALVTLMACYGMMRPYGPGDDSRDGDGDGVTEPTDCDDTRVDVYPGAADLEGDNVDQNCDGVDGWRDPSAPAPAPAAVATDPDEAAATPTPTPKAIAVDPP; encoded by the coding sequence ATGAGCCTGCGCGCGTGCGACCACTGTGACGGCCTGATCCCACCCGCGCGGCGGCGCTGCCCCCACTGCGACCGGCCCAGCCGGGCCCGCGGCGCCGGGCGGTGGCTGGTGCGGACCGCGTGCGCGGGCACCGCGCTGGTCACGCTGATGGCCTGCTACGGCATGATGCGCCCGTACGGCCCCGGCGACGACAGCCGCGACGGCGACGGCGACGGCGTGACCGAGCCCACCGACTGCGACGACACCCGGGTCGACGTGTACCCCGGCGCGGCCGATCTCGAGGGCGACAACGTCGATCAGAACTGCGACGGGGTCGACGGCTGGCGCGACCCCAGCGCGCCCGCGCCCGCGCCGGCCGCGGTCGCGACCGACCCCGACGAGGCCGCGGCCACGCCGACGCCGACGCCCAAGGCGATCGCGGTCGACCCGCCGTGA
- a CDS encoding radical SAM protein — MTTTGHRRRLDVVRTAHAPIYTVWELTLACDHACTHCGSRAGVARDRELSTAEAVAVAGQLADAGTREVILIGGEAYLHDGFLDVVRALAGRGVTVGLTTGGRGVTAELAAAMAAAGLRQASVSVDGLEATHDRMRHLRGSYAGAMAALDHLRAAGVAITANTNVNRLNRGDLEGLYAALRARGIVGWQVQLTAPLGRAADRVAMILQPWDLLDVVPRIAALKRAARADGITLMPGNNLGYFGPEETLLRSLRPDDRDHWRGCQAGKYVMGIESDGAVKGCPSLQTAHYVGGNLRERPLAEIWRGAPELTWNRGRTVDALWGFCRTCDFAEDCLGGCTFTAHAILGRPGNNPYCHFRARTLAKRGQRERLVPGAAADGLPFDNGTFELVVEALDAPDPGRGPRGRRAGADRSPPAARAGRLSRGVS, encoded by the coding sequence GTGACGACGACGGGCCACCGGCGGCGGCTCGACGTGGTGCGCACGGCCCACGCGCCGATCTATACGGTCTGGGAGCTGACGCTCGCGTGCGACCACGCCTGCACCCACTGCGGCTCCCGGGCCGGGGTCGCGCGCGACCGCGAGCTGTCGACGGCCGAGGCCGTGGCGGTGGCCGGTCAGCTGGCCGACGCCGGCACCCGCGAGGTGATCCTGATCGGCGGCGAGGCCTACCTGCACGACGGCTTCCTCGACGTGGTCCGCGCGCTCGCGGGCCGCGGGGTCACGGTCGGGCTGACCACTGGCGGCCGCGGCGTCACCGCCGAGCTGGCCGCCGCGATGGCCGCGGCCGGCCTCCGCCAGGCGTCGGTGTCGGTCGACGGGCTCGAGGCCACCCACGATCGCATGCGCCACCTGCGCGGCAGCTACGCCGGCGCGATGGCCGCGCTCGATCACCTGCGCGCCGCCGGCGTCGCGATCACCGCCAACACCAACGTCAACCGGCTCAACCGCGGCGACCTCGAGGGGCTGTACGCGGCGCTGCGCGCGCGCGGCATCGTCGGCTGGCAGGTGCAGCTGACCGCCCCGCTGGGGCGCGCCGCCGACCGGGTCGCGATGATCTTGCAGCCGTGGGACCTGCTCGACGTCGTGCCGCGCATCGCCGCGCTCAAGCGCGCCGCCCGCGCCGACGGCATCACGCTGATGCCCGGCAACAACCTGGGGTACTTCGGCCCCGAGGAGACGCTCCTGCGCTCGCTGCGGCCCGACGATCGCGATCACTGGCGCGGGTGCCAGGCCGGCAAGTACGTCATGGGCATCGAGAGCGACGGCGCGGTCAAGGGCTGTCCGTCGCTGCAGACCGCGCACTACGTCGGCGGCAACCTGCGCGAGCGCCCGCTGGCGGAGATCTGGCGGGGCGCGCCCGAGCTGACCTGGAACCGCGGCCGCACCGTCGACGCGCTCTGGGGCTTCTGCCGCACGTGCGACTTCGCCGAGGACTGCCTGGGCGGGTGCACGTTCACCGCCCACGCGATCCTGGGCCGGCCCGGCAACAACCCGTACTGCCACTTCCGCGCGCGCACGCTGGCCAAGCGCGGGCAGCGCGAGCGGCTGGTGCCCGGCGCCGCCGCCGACGGCCTGCCGTTCGACAACGGCACGTTCGAGCTGGTGGTCGAGGCCCTCGACGCGCCCGATCCCGGCCGCGGCCCGCGCGGCCGCCGAGCTGGTGCAGATCGATCGCCGCCCGCGGCGCGCGCCGGTCGCCTGAGCCGCGGCGTCAGTTGA
- a CDS encoding S9 family peptidase translates to MKRLASIALVAAACGGHSPAAQCPAVDPTPVVVEPGPTELGEPPPPPPAIDRDAIAELAATRSFNLGLPRPVALLPDGDVLFLRTGPRDYVAELFEFDLATGQARKLASAADLVSSADVALSAAEKAKRERMRMTMRGIVSVSANRAGDRLLVPLGAQVFVVDRATGKATAVATGDGYPDSPLLSPDGRRLAFLRDGDVWITDVAGGKPRKLTRKDGPDVSFGAAEFAAAEELDRTAGTWWSPAGDRLLIQRTDEAKVATLYVADPAHPERPPTPFRYPRAGADNADVRLAIYPAKGGKPLEVAWDRAAFPYVHDVQWPEHGPPTLVVLDRAQTELRVLTIDDRTGATKVVVTESDPTWVNAVGGPRWAADGKSFLWLHEGEDAWTLVRHAADGAPLATVIGDDADFHGRYAVDDATGEIWFTRGTPVEGHVWSVRADGSELTQRTDAPGSQRVVIADRGGTRLLVHDGADGARSITVVRADGTAAGELPSVAEPGPALPQVEVAPVTGATSGYWTAVVRPRDFDPGKKYPVVLQVYAGPTVTTVTSNPRAYWKDQLLADTGFIVVRGDGRGTPGRGRAWERVISGDLITVPMNDQIEILQALGAAHPEMDLARVGVVGWSFGGYFSAMAAELRPDVFKAAIAGAPVTDWRYYDTAYTERYMRLPSTNAAAYDAASAVVNADKLSVPLLLIHGLTDDNVYAVNTLALAEALFKAGKPFDFVALSGTHMVADPAAEAALLTRQIDFFRAHLGLPTPAAAAPQP, encoded by the coding sequence GTGAAGCGCCTCGCCTCGATCGCCCTCGTCGCCGCCGCCTGCGGTGGCCACTCGCCGGCCGCGCAGTGCCCGGCCGTCGATCCGACCCCGGTGGTGGTCGAGCCCGGCCCGACCGAGCTCGGCGAGCCGCCGCCGCCGCCGCCCGCGATCGATCGCGACGCGATCGCCGAGCTGGCGGCGACCCGCAGCTTCAACCTCGGCCTGCCGCGCCCGGTCGCGCTCCTGCCCGACGGCGACGTGCTGTTCCTGCGCACCGGCCCGCGCGACTACGTGGCCGAGCTGTTCGAGTTCGACCTCGCCACCGGCCAGGCGCGCAAGCTGGCGTCGGCGGCCGACCTGGTCAGCTCGGCCGACGTGGCGCTGTCGGCGGCCGAGAAGGCCAAGCGCGAGCGCATGCGCATGACCATGCGCGGCATCGTCTCGGTCAGCGCCAACCGGGCCGGCGACCGCCTGCTGGTGCCGCTGGGCGCGCAGGTGTTCGTCGTCGACCGCGCCACCGGCAAGGCCACCGCGGTCGCGACCGGTGACGGCTACCCGGACAGCCCGCTGCTGTCCCCCGACGGCCGCCGGCTGGCGTTCCTGCGCGACGGCGACGTCTGGATCACCGACGTCGCCGGCGGCAAGCCGCGCAAGCTGACCAGGAAGGACGGCCCCGACGTGTCGTTCGGCGCCGCCGAGTTCGCCGCCGCCGAGGAGCTCGATCGCACCGCCGGCACGTGGTGGTCGCCGGCCGGCGACCGGCTGCTGATCCAGCGCACCGACGAGGCCAAGGTCGCGACGCTCTACGTCGCTGATCCGGCGCACCCCGAGCGGCCGCCGACGCCGTTCCGCTATCCGCGCGCGGGCGCCGACAACGCCGACGTCCGGCTCGCGATCTACCCGGCCAAGGGCGGCAAGCCGCTCGAGGTCGCCTGGGATCGCGCCGCGTTCCCGTACGTCCACGACGTGCAGTGGCCCGAGCACGGGCCGCCGACGTTGGTCGTGCTCGACCGCGCCCAGACCGAGCTGCGCGTGCTGACGATCGACGACCGGACCGGCGCCACCAAGGTGGTCGTGACCGAGTCGGATCCGACCTGGGTCAACGCGGTCGGCGGGCCGCGCTGGGCCGCCGACGGCAAGAGCTTCCTGTGGCTGCACGAGGGCGAGGACGCGTGGACGCTGGTGCGCCACGCCGCCGACGGCGCGCCGCTGGCCACGGTGATCGGCGACGACGCCGACTTCCACGGCCGCTACGCGGTCGACGACGCGACCGGCGAGATCTGGTTCACCCGCGGCACGCCGGTCGAGGGCCACGTCTGGAGCGTGCGCGCCGACGGCAGCGAGCTGACCCAGCGCACCGACGCGCCCGGCTCGCAGCGCGTCGTGATCGCCGACCGCGGCGGCACGCGCCTGCTCGTCCACGACGGCGCCGACGGCGCCCGATCGATCACGGTCGTGCGCGCCGACGGCACCGCCGCCGGCGAGCTGCCGTCGGTGGCCGAGCCCGGCCCGGCGCTGCCGCAGGTCGAGGTGGCGCCGGTGACCGGGGCCACGAGCGGCTACTGGACCGCGGTCGTGCGGCCGCGCGACTTCGATCCCGGCAAGAAGTACCCGGTCGTGCTGCAGGTCTACGCCGGCCCCACGGTCACGACCGTGACCAGCAACCCGCGGGCGTACTGGAAGGATCAGCTGCTGGCCGACACCGGCTTCATCGTCGTGCGCGGCGACGGGCGCGGCACCCCCGGCCGCGGCCGCGCGTGGGAGCGGGTGATCAGCGGCGATCTGATCACGGTGCCGATGAACGATCAGATCGAGATCCTGCAGGCGCTGGGCGCCGCCCACCCCGAGATGGATCTGGCCCGGGTCGGCGTCGTCGGCTGGTCGTTCGGCGGCTACTTCTCGGCGATGGCCGCCGAGCTGCGCCCCGACGTGTTCAAGGCCGCGATCGCCGGCGCGCCGGTGACCGACTGGCGCTACTACGACACCGCGTACACCGAGCGCTACATGCGCCTGCCCAGCACCAACGCGGCGGCCTACGACGCCGCCAGCGCCGTGGTCAACGCCGACAAGCTGAGCGTGCCGCTGCTGCTCATCCACGGGCTCACCGACGACAACGTCTACGCGGTCAACACGCTGGCGCTGGCCGAGGCGCTGTTCAAGGCCGGCAAGCCGTTCGACTTCGTCGCGCTGTCGGGCACCCACATGGTGGCCGACCCCGCCGCCGAGGCCGCGCTCCTGACCCGGCAGATCGACTTCTTCCGCGCGCACCTCGGCCTGCCGACGCCGGCCGCCGCCGCGCCGCAGCCCTGA
- a CDS encoding pseudouridylate synthase, with protein MAWRDERFVVVDKPAGVAVHRGWAAGGDDDEPLLQRVRDLVGAYVWLINRLDRGASGAVLFALDAAAARAASDAFAAGTVDKRYLAITRGHPPAHLVIDYAIPTEVGGPRGDAVTELRCLETFGRYALVEARPRTGRLHQIRRHCKHISCPLIGDVKYGKGEHNRIFRSEHGLARLALHAAHLGLTHPLGGPPIAVDVPLAADLVGAIASCRIAYAPAPTTPPPPPPAET; from the coding sequence ATCGCCTGGCGCGACGAGCGGTTCGTCGTGGTCGACAAGCCGGCCGGGGTCGCGGTCCACCGCGGCTGGGCCGCCGGCGGCGACGACGACGAGCCGCTCTTGCAGCGCGTGCGCGATCTGGTCGGCGCGTACGTGTGGCTGATCAACCGGCTCGATCGCGGCGCGTCGGGGGCGGTGCTGTTCGCGCTCGACGCCGCGGCCGCGCGCGCGGCCTCGGACGCGTTCGCCGCGGGCACCGTCGACAAGCGCTACCTGGCGATCACCCGCGGCCACCCGCCGGCGCACCTGGTCATCGACTACGCGATCCCGACCGAGGTCGGCGGCCCGCGCGGCGACGCGGTCACCGAGCTGCGCTGCCTCGAGACCTTCGGGCGCTACGCCCTGGTCGAGGCCCGCCCGCGCACCGGCCGGCTCCACCAGATCCGCCGCCACTGCAAGCACATCTCGTGTCCGCTGATCGGCGACGTCAAGTACGGCAAGGGCGAGCACAACCGCATCTTCCGCAGCGAGCACGGCCTGGCGCGCCTGGCGCTCCACGCCGCGCACCTGGGCCTGACGCACCCGCTGGGCGGCCCGCCGATCGCCGTCGACGTGCCGCTCGCCGCCGACCTCGTCGGCGCGATCGCGAGCTGCCGGATCGCCTACGCGCCGGCGCCGACGACGCCGCCGCCGCCGCCGCCGGCGGAGACCTGA
- a CDS encoding outer membrane protein transport protein produces the protein MTAARWAAALALLVAAPAARANPADAYGFGARAQAMAGAQVAGADDTSAAYYNPALLAASSAIRIDVGYQLAVPRLTIDGHDTGVDASRGLAIGLAVPGQLLGGRLAVGAGLFLPDQHITRTRTLASAQPRFALYDNRPQRLFLAANMAVALPRGVYLGAGIAYMSSTQGTVALDGVVGFPDPGVSQLDLAIDVDLKTIRYPQAGVAWEALPWLTLGASYRGGFRLEIDQTFDITGDVGTPGVDPVVADGSLHLRSRAQDLFQPAQVTVGAAARMTPRWTVDFDLAWHRWSAFENPAAQIEIGLDLGQFQDLVDIPPQEPLPLPHYHDIAVPRLGVEHTRGATRWRAGYAYEPSPAPAQQGATNFIDNDKHTLALGAGVDQAGLGGIVLRPISFDVAVTATWLPGRDHRKLLAADPVGDYRSAGVIVTASVMSRWRF, from the coding sequence GTGACGGCCGCCCGCTGGGCCGCCGCGCTGGCGCTGCTCGTGGCCGCGCCCGCGGCCCGCGCCAACCCCGCTGACGCGTACGGCTTCGGCGCGCGCGCCCAGGCCATGGCCGGCGCCCAGGTGGCCGGCGCCGACGACACCAGCGCCGCCTACTACAACCCGGCGCTGCTGGCCGCGTCGTCGGCGATCCGCATCGACGTCGGCTACCAGCTGGCGGTGCCGCGCCTGACCATCGACGGCCACGACACCGGCGTCGACGCGTCGCGCGGGCTGGCGATCGGCCTGGCGGTGCCCGGCCAGCTCCTCGGCGGCCGGCTCGCGGTCGGCGCCGGGCTGTTCCTGCCCGACCAGCACATCACCCGCACGCGCACGCTGGCGTCGGCGCAGCCGCGGTTCGCGCTCTACGACAACCGGCCGCAGCGGCTGTTCCTCGCCGCGAACATGGCCGTGGCGCTGCCGCGCGGCGTCTACCTCGGCGCCGGCATCGCGTACATGTCGAGCACCCAGGGCACGGTCGCGCTCGACGGCGTGGTCGGCTTCCCCGACCCCGGCGTCAGCCAGCTCGACCTGGCGATCGACGTCGATCTCAAGACCATCCGCTACCCGCAGGCCGGCGTCGCGTGGGAGGCGCTGCCGTGGCTCACGCTCGGCGCGTCGTACCGCGGCGGCTTCCGCCTCGAGATCGATCAGACCTTCGACATCACCGGCGACGTCGGCACGCCCGGCGTCGATCCGGTCGTGGCCGACGGCTCGCTGCACCTGCGCTCGCGCGCCCAGGATCTGTTCCAGCCGGCCCAGGTCACCGTCGGCGCCGCGGCCCGGATGACGCCGCGCTGGACCGTCGACTTCGACCTGGCCTGGCACCGCTGGAGCGCGTTCGAGAACCCGGCGGCGCAGATCGAGATCGGCCTCGACCTGGGGCAGTTCCAGGACCTCGTCGACATCCCGCCGCAGGAGCCCCTGCCGCTGCCGCACTACCACGACATCGCGGTGCCCCGCCTCGGCGTCGAGCACACCCGCGGCGCCACCCGCTGGCGCGCCGGCTACGCCTACGAGCCGTCGCCGGCGCCGGCCCAGCAGGGCGCGACCAACTTCATCGACAACGACAAGCACACGCTCGCGCTCGGCGCGGGCGTCGACCAGGCCGGGCTCGGCGGCATCGTGCTGCGGCCGATCTCGTTCGACGTCGCGGTCACGGCCACCTGGCTGCCGGGCCGCGACCACCGCAAGCTGCTCGCCGCCGACCCGGTCGGCGACTATCGCTCGGCCGGCGTGATCGTCACCGCCAGCGTCATGTCACGGTGGAGGTTCTGA